Genomic segment of Geminocystis herdmanii PCC 6308:
TAACCATCGAAGCCAAAGGAAAAGAACTTCTTAATTTATTCTTTGCACAAAAATTCCAACCCGTATTAAACACAGTTTCACCTCAACTCCGTGAAGAAATTTCTTTAGAACTTTTACAAAGATTTTGGAATAATACCAATAAACAAAATGGTGCATTTAAAACCATAAAAGAATCTAAAGTAATCATCACTCCGGCTAGTGATTTAGCTATTTTTACCCTTGAGTTTGAGAAAGTAACCGAAGACTGGATAGTTATTTTCAGTGATGCTGAAGAAATTATTGGTATAGATATTCCCACTGCTGACAGTATAGACGATATTGCCAAAAATTTTATTAATGACCTCAATAATGGTGATTTTGCCAATGCAAGACTTCATTTACATCCTTTTCTTAAAGAACAAATTTTTGGTGAACAATTAGAGAGTCGATGGAATAGTTTTAAAACTCCTCTAGGTGATTTTAAAGAAATTAAATCAACTACTGTCAGAAGAGGCACTAGAGGCGATGATACTGATGTGGTATTTATGAACTTAGAATTTGCTCAAGGAGAAGAACAAATCTTGATTATTTTTAACGATTCTAAGAGTATCATAGGGGTAGATTTTAT
This window contains:
- a CDS encoding DUF3887 domain-containing protein; translated protein: MKISRFITVSCLSLVLGGLAYQSSSYAEKSENPLLISQNTTQDKSVTIEAKGKELLNLFFAQKFQPVLNTVSPQLREEISLELLQRFWNNTNKQNGAFKTIKESKVIITPASDLAIFTLEFEKVTEDWIVIFSDAEEIIGIDIPTADSIDDIAKNFINDLNNGDFANARLHLHPFLKEQIFGEQLESRWNSFKTPLGDFKEIKSTTVRRGTRGDDTDVVFMNLEFAQGEEQILIIFNDSKSIIGVDFIQ